gacagcatggaacctgcttgggattctctctctctccttctctctctgccctcttcacccccgctcattctctctctttctctctctctctctctctctctcaactaagtaaacttaaaacaaaaaagaattttggaaaaagatGCTATTGCGGGCAAGGTGTCAATTTGGGGGCTCATTACATTGACATGGGAACAGTTGGAATATTCCTTGTGTGCAAGTACAAAATGTAAATGTGACAGAAGAAGGTGACAGCCCTCGTGTGGTATTGTGATGTAAGAAACATGTATTTGGTCTTTcgccctggttcctggcacagagtgtctacaacccttgtaatttcctgacTATGGGCATGTTTATTTCCCTTATTAATGTAGACAATGTTTGTTGCTTCTCCCTGGGTTTCCCCCCCcctttggtatttttgtttctaattaaatttttagttttaattccgctatagttaacatacagtgttatattcactTCAGGCGTCcgatatagtgatttgacaattggACGCACTACTCAGTGCTGATCATGATAGATAAACGtaatcttaatccccttcacctatttcacctacccccaccctcctcccttctggtaaccgtcagtttgttttctatagttgagagtctgtttttttggtttgtctctctctcttttttttttcccctttgtgtatttttgtttctttttttgacagagcatgcacttgcgagcaggggaggagcagagagagagggagagagtcttaagcaggctccacagtcagtgtGGATCCTGACCCGGGactcaacctcatgaaccatgagattatgacctgagctgaaagcaagagtcggacacttagactgagccacccaggcgcccctgtttttgtttcttaaagttcacatatgagtaaaatcatatggtatttgtcttcctccatgggtttttttttttttctaatgttcatttatttgttttgagagagagagctggggaggggcagaaagagagggagagagagaatcccaagcaggctctgcactgtcagcacagagcctgatgtggagctcgatctcacaaaccatgagatcgtgaccagagctgaaatcaagaggtggacccttaactgactgaaccatccaggcgccccagtccatGGGCTGTTTAAAACCCAAACTCCTggcgctcctgggtggctcagtcagttgagcatccaattcttgatttcatctcaggtcatgttctcacggtttgtgagtttgagtcccgcatggggctctgtgatgacggcacagagcctgcttgggtttctctgtctccctctctctctgcctccccgccgcccccagcactctctctctcaaaaataaataaataaacatttaaaaacccaaaCTCCTAATGTTCCAGTAATTGTAAACATGGTCCATACTTTCATCTTTCAACATACTCATTTATCCAAGTGCGAACCCAACCTGTTTCCTGTCTTTATGTGACATTTATGCACTGGTGATTTCTACATTGTTATTTCTAGTTGAGACCTTTCTTAGGATTTACATATCCAATCAAGCTCTTCGTGTCTGTATCAGCTATCCAAAACGCCTCTGAAGGCTGATACGCTCGCTTAATTTCCCCACATTCGAAACCCCAATAATATTTCCCATCTCATTAAAAGTCACTACCCACCTGTCAATTGGCCCAGGTCAGATACTTCAGAATAAGACCTGATTCCTCATGTGTATTAATTCCCCCCAAGTTGAAGTTGTGAGCGAgccttgtcttttctctctccgCATTATGTTCTGACTCCGTCCACCTCACTCTCCATTGCTCCCTGAACCCACTTTTCACAGTTTGTACCTGCTTTCTCTGTCACTGCTTGCTTAATTTGGTTTTTCCTAACTAGAACGTATGCTCAGTGGAAACAGGAAATGTGTTTCTATGTCCTCATCaccagcacaatgcctggtacatggtCATAGTTTCCTAAGGATTTATGGATGTATGAATGTGTCCcacaacattttaaaacagatatCCTTCTATCTCCTCTGGGAACTTGGTTTTATTGTACTTTCTTAGCATGCTTTGTAAGGTCACAGTTAGAAAGGAGCCAAatctatgtttattcattttgagtgaTCTAACCTTATTTATGCGCTGACCATTCTTacctttcttctttgcttatATTATTGTGCTTAACCTTTGTTCAAATGATAACAAACATATTTCCTGGAGTCtttaaaatgaggtcatggtGTTGTCAATAAGGAACCAACCTACACAGATCCACTTGAGAAATAGTTTTAGTATATATCAAGCTGATATATCAAGCTCATGGAAAGattcattcttctcttctttcctagaGATCAAGAAAGATGGTGGCCATCTACAGGGGCACTTGCAAAATCAAAGATGTCCAAAGAGAATGAAACAATGCCATGAACATAATGCATTTGGAAACATTGTTCATCGGAGTAAAAGTAATTTTCCTGTAAGGCAAAGTCATGACATCTTTGACTTACATGGGAAAACACTGAAGTCAAATTTAAGTTCAGTTAACCGCAACAGAAGCTATGAAGTAAAGAACCTGACTGAGGTTAATGGGGATATGAAATCCTTTTCCCATACAAAGCATGACCAGTATTGtattgaaattaaatttcctgAACGTGGAAATTCTGCAAATACAAATTCCCAATTCATCAAGCATCAGAGAACTCAAAAGACAGAGAAACCCCACGTATGCGGTGAGTGTGGAAAAGGCTTCTTCAAGAAGTCTCGGCTCACGGATCATCAGAGAGTGCACACAGGAGAGAAGCCTCATGGATGCAGCATATGCGGCAAAGCCTTTTCCAGAAAGTCCAGGCTCACCGAACACCAGAAAACTCACATAGGAGAGAGGCGGTACGCATGCACTGAATGTGACAGATCATTCCCCAAGAAATCACGGCTCCTTGTGCATCAGAAaactcacacaggagagaaaccctatgtaTGCAGTGAGTGCGGAAAAGGCTTCTTCAAGAAGTCTCGGCTCATTAACCATCAGAGAGTTCACACGGGAGAGAAGCCCCATGGATGCAGTCTGTGTGACAAGGCATTTTCCAGAAAGTCCAGGCTCATTGAACACCAGAGAACTCACACAGGAGAAAAACCTTACGAATGCACCCAGTGTGACAAAACATTCCGCTGGAAGTCACAGCTCAACGCCCATCAGAAGactcatacaggagagaaaccgTATATATGCAGTGATTGTGGGAAAGGCTTCATTCAGAAGGGCAATCTCATCGTACACCAGCGGACGCACACTGGGGAGAAACCTTACGTATGCAGTGACTGTGGAAAAGGCTTCATTCAGAAGGGCAATCTCCTTAAACATCAACGcattcacactggagagaaaccctatgtaTGCACCGAATGTGGGAAAGGCTTTAGCCAGAAGACCTGCCTCATATCCCATCAGCGGTTTCACACTGGAAAGACGCCCTTTGTGTGTAGTGAGTGTGGAAAATCCTGTTCCCACAAGTCCGGTCTCATTAACCACAGGAGgattcacacaggagagaaaccctatacCTGCGGTGACTGCGGGAAGGCCTTTAGAGATAAGTCGTGCCTTAACAGACACCGGAGGACTCATACAGGAGAGAGGCCCTACAGGTGCACTGACTGTGGGAAGGCTTTCTCCCACCTGTCTTGCCTCGTTTACCATAAGGGAATGTTGCACGCAAGAGAGAAAGGGGTACGTCCAGTCACGGTGGGGAATCCTTTCTCAGAGAGCCACAGCCCGTCACGTTCAAGTGATAGCACGCAGGAGAAAGACCCTGTTAATAAGGTGTCCAGGCCAATGCCTTCTGTAGCGGCTCAGACTTCGTTACGCCTCTGTGGGCTCCTAGCAAATAGGAACACAGCCACGGTGGGACAGCCAGGTGCTAGATGTGCACCACCAGCAGATAACCGAGTTTGCACAGGGAAACCTGTTGAATGCAGTGAATGTGGTGCTGCCTTCACCGACCAGTTGTGTCATAGTTTATGTCCCAAAAAGCACACAGGCATAAAGTGTGATACAATCTAGGTGGAAAGCCCTTGAATAAAACCTGCCAGGTCAGTGTGTGGCTGACAGGCCTATACTGAGACACATAGTGTAAAACCCGGGAATAGTATAAAAAGACCAATAGAATAAAGATCCAGAAAGCCTTTGTGGAAAGATAGAGCCTGCCGGGTGTCTCACGGGTCCCATATCAGCAGTGAGCTCATAGCTGGTAGAAATATAATGACTGTGGGAAAGTCCTTCCCCAGAGAGAAGACCTCACTAGGTGCCAGACCGTTCCCACAGGAGAGAAACTGTTGGAAGAGCTTTGAAGGCAGTGACTGTGGCAGGACTGTCACTGAAGCATCCTCAGGCTGGGGAAAtcctacagaaaaaaaaggactctGAGCACACCAACTGTGGAACGTCTTCAGCAAAATAGCAGCAAACACATCCAGCGAATACGCCCTGTGCAAGTGAATATTTCAGAGATTTCTGCCAGAAGTCTAGCCTCATTGCACACAGTGCACATTTCAGGACAATATACCTTGAATCAGACTCCTAATTGATGTGATGGTGACTCCTTAATTCAAAGGAGGTGGTAGATGGTGCACATCAGTGGTTAGAACTATAACCGTGCACCCCCCCTTTTCTGGGGGGCGCATGAATCTTTCATTCCCACCCAGGATCAGTATTTGGTTAGCTCCTGTATTATTTTGGCTCTAAATTTATTCAGTTAATTTTAGACCACTGAAGTCCTTCAAAAGGAAGCTGAATACATTTAATTCAGTGTTGTACCATGGCATATTTGGATGCGTTTGACTTTGTAAATATCCCCCAAAGGAACAACTACTCGGAACTCCTGAATAACCTATCCGTCAAGTTCTTTGCCTAGAAGACAGTTCCCAGCCGGTACACACACCGCTCAGAAAACCTTTCATTAGCTATTTCCTTACATGATCTACAGACGCTGACAGTAGTGAACTACATAAGAATCCTTGCTGcctttgaagtgttttttttttctttttaaactgaattaCATGCATATAGCACTTTGACCTTCCAGCACATGTAATCAGAGGAGAGATACACCTACATTAGTTGAAAGGGACATAAGGTAAAAGGTACAAAGTATCATGGTAATTTCTTGCTCGAGGGGCATGTTATTATTTGGACAGGGATGGGGAAAAGATTCAGTTGGTTTTACATGTGTAAAATAGGATGTGGATACTTTGTTAAAAGATACTTTCTTTCTACCTGGATTATAAATCCCTACCCAGATAGTTTATAGATTTTCGCATATTCCCCAGCCCATAGCAGACTGGAAACAAATCCCATGGCTTTGAAAGGTGACTGAAAGTAAATGTGTGGCCTAAATGAATGACCCACTGGACTAATCAATCAAGCGGATTTTTGTTCACTTAAGGAAAGGAGCTACGGGAAAGAAATTTCAaagatcagaaaataaaaaaaaaaaaaaaaaaaaaagaaaaaaaaagaatcctgaatAGAGACCCCTGGCAATAGAGAAAATTGATAGAAAATGACGTCACCTCCAAAAAGGAGGACAGTGCGTTAGATGGGTGGAGGTGAGATTCTTTCGATGCTGTGAAGCGCCCTGACCCTTGCTCCACAGTCTGCCCCCTGTTAGAGCTTTTATCTCAGGGATCCCAGCTCCTTTGTGATGTGATGAACTGGGACACGTAGCTTCATCACGCTCACTGTCCTGGGAACGGGGCCTTGTCCTCTCTCCTGTACTCAGGGttctttcccttgcttcaggaaaGATCTGTCCAGCTTAAAAGCGGAGCACtgattacaaggaaaaaaagtggaaatttgCCATCAAGTGGCTGTCTCATCATTGAATTCCAAACACTGGGTTTTTGAGGAATTTACTGCAACATGTTTTTTTGAGCGCctgcactgtgccaggcactgttgtagacATGGGGTACACACTGGTGaacaaaacatgcaaaataatggcCTCTGGAAGGATGGATTTGGGACAGATGCTCTTCAAAGAATCAGAAATGGACTCTTGTTCGACTCAGGCTTCAGGTCATCGCCACTCCTCGTGTCGCGAATCTGCACCGCCTCTCATGGCCCGTGTCTTTGTCTTTGAATCTTCAGTCGGGGTCCCTGAAGGGGCTGCCCCGGCCTGCCTTGAACCCTGAGCTGACTCACCTTTCCGAGGCTGGCGTCCcaggtaaataaaacattttagtagGATAGGTAATTCCAGATGGTCCTCTTTGAGAAGGCCATGTCTGTTTACATCCTCTAGGCTCCACCCCTCACCTTCATAAAAATCGTAACAATTACTAAGCGTGCTGACTGCCAGATGATAATGGCATTGTTGGTTACTTAGACTCTGGAACGCTCCATTTCCATCTTCATGTATTTTAGGGGAACTGCTTTTCTACCTTTGAAGCCTCATCATTTTCCCCTCGGTCCAGGTGCCACATTCTCAGCTGTGGCACAGGGTGACGAGTGAGGATCCTAAGGTCTAAGGGCTTGGGTCTACATGGGTCACTGCCTTGTCTGGCTCAGTGGGGTGGGTGTATTAGTCTTCTCGGGCTGTCGTAACAGAGCACAGACTGGCTGGCTTACGCAACAGacatttctcacaattctggaggctaaagtctgagatcaaggtccCCATGGTTGGTTCCTTCCGAGGTCTTTCCTCGACTTGTACatgccaccttctccctgtgtcctcatgtggtatCTGgtccaggtttctttttcttttcttaattcatttttattaaaaaaaaatttttttttaatttttttttcaacgtttatttatttttgggacagagagagacagagcatgaatgggggaggggcagagagagagggagacacagaatcggaaacaggctccaggctctgagccatcagcccagagcccgacgcggggctcgaactcccggaccgcgagatcgtgacctggctgaagtcggacgcttaaccgactgcgccacccaggcgcccctaaaaaaattttttttaatgttcatttatttgggggggaggacagagcgtgagagggggaggggcagagagagcaggagacacagatccgaagcaggctccaggctctgagctgtcagcacagaacccgacgagAATGGACTcccgaggtcgtgacctgagctgaagtcagacgcttaaccaactgagccaccaaggcgcccaatatatatgtatatttaatagttaatatttatgcatatattgtatgtatattcaGCAAACGAGTTCCCTTTTACCTTGcgggtccccaagaccaccctcagGTATGCTAATTTGCTAAGAAGACTCAGAACTCAGAAAGCGTTTTATACTCAAGGTTACATTTATGATAGAAAGAATAGAGATTAAAACAGCCAAGGAAAAGCCACAGCGTGACTTGGGGGGCGGCTGTGTGTCCGTGCACCCCTGGAGAGGCTGGAGACTGAAGGCGGACATGCGTGTGTCCTGCCCAGCTGATTGAGCCCCCACACGGAGCAGACATCAAGGCTCGGGAGTCTTCTGTTGGCAGTTTCCCCTGCCTTCTGTCGCAGGTGCATGCTGAGGAAGTAACACTGCCCGTGGCTCCATTGTGGGAGGTCATCTGGAAGCTCCCTGTCTGGGACTTTGCTGTGCTCTGCCCTTTGCGCCACTTTTCTTGGCTCATGTTAACCTGTATCCTTTAACTATCATAAGCTCTAacagctttcagtgagttctgaGTCCCGCTAGCAAATTATGGTCTTTCGGAATATTCTCCCCAGCTGCAGTAGCTCTGCTGCATTTTGGGTAATTTCTAGTTCACTAATTATCCCTTCAGTGCCTCTAATGATGCTTTCAACCTATgggggtgtttctttttttcagatataCTGTTCCTCAATTCTGCCTACCTGTCTCTTTATAGTTCCTGTTccttagacattttaaaatactcctggcgacattttaaaaagatgtttatttatttatttattctgagagggggtgcagagagagaatcccaagcaggccccacactgttggtgcagagcccgatgtgggggctcgaacccacaaaccgggagatcacgacctgagctgaaaccaagagtcagacgcttaactgactgtgccacccaggtgccctaccttGCAACACTTCTTAAAAATTCCTTAGAACATTTTAAGCACACTTCATCTCTTGTCTCCACATGGTTCATTCAGATCCACCAAGTCTGGGAAGGCCCTTGATGAGTgtaataatatgttttattaatcGTGTTTTATTAATATTGATTAATCTTGTTTTATTAATCTTAATATCAAGATTAATGTTTGGCAAGTGTATAATGTTTGGCAAGTAAGTGCTCCCATGTATATGATTCTTGGTTGGCAAGAGAATGTCATATCTACTTATTACAGAAATTTCTGATTTGTCAAATAAATGGACTATTGAATGTATAAATGCAGAATATCCCAATAGTATTTTCCTTCTACAGACtgatttaaaacagtttttaatgtttatttatttttgagagagagatagagtgtgagcggggaaggggcagagagagggagacatagaatccaaagtggcctccaggctctgagctgttagcacagagcctgatgtggggctcgaactcacaaaccgtgaaatcatgacctgagccaaagtcggatgcttaaccgactgagccacccaggtgcccctacaaagtggtttttaaaaaactgcttgtGGAGCTCCtgagtggatcagttggttaagcgtctgactttggctcacgtcataatctcacagttcatgggttcaagccctgcgtctggaggggcagagagagagagagacacagaatcggaagcaggctccgggttccgagctgtcagcctagagcctgacatggggctcgaacccacgaactatgagatcatgacctgagctgaagtcatacgcttacccaactgagcc
The Lynx canadensis isolate LIC74 chromosome E2, mLynCan4.pri.v2, whole genome shotgun sequence genome window above contains:
- the ZNF613 gene encoding zinc finger protein 613 gives rise to the protein MKPAVGSVQIKKDGGHLQGHLQNQRCPKRMKQCHEHNAFGNIVHRSKSNFPVRQSHDIFDLHGKTLKSNLSSVNRNRSYEVKNLTEVNGDMKSFSHTKHDQYCIEIKFPERGNSANTNSQFIKHQRTQKTEKPHVCGECGKGFFKKSRLTDHQRVHTGEKPHGCSICGKAFSRKSRLTEHQKTHIGERRYACTECDRSFPKKSRLLVHQKTHTGEKPYVCSECGKGFFKKSRLINHQRVHTGEKPHGCSLCDKAFSRKSRLIEHQRTHTGEKPYECTQCDKTFRWKSQLNAHQKTHTGEKPYICSDCGKGFIQKGNLIVHQRTHTGEKPYVCSDCGKGFIQKGNLLKHQRIHTGEKPYVCTECGKGFSQKTCLISHQRFHTGKTPFVCSECGKSCSHKSGLINHRRIHTGEKPYTCGDCGKAFRDKSCLNRHRRTHTGERPYRCTDCGKAFSHLSCLVYHKGMLHAREKGVRPVTVGNPFSESHSPSRSSDSTQEKDPVNKVSRPMPSVAAQTSLRLCGLLANRNTATVGQPGARCAPPADNRVCTGKPVECSECGAAFTDQLCHSLCPKKHTGIKCDTI